Proteins encoded in a region of the Rickettsia tillamookensis genome:
- a CDS encoding autotransporter domain-containing protein yields MSITGKLKSVLLTYSFVISISINLFTTGSEAAGGPPPPPPPPPPGWASQAASSNNTASGGQTTQPGASKSTSSSKKPSSSIKTPPPQSLEVPTPTGEFGKKYAKLINPDAAQVILMSSFPTKIISLIRDELTLKDFAADADKILTLFSKKNDEILGKAKEKYKELIKDPYIAQFVNTKNANQQTGDFLDSKLFDESQEEATLRLLSLEQLDAQRKQEILSKQGDILEQLKFIKENSEILGAYGKTASTDISKKLPKELPKILSQQGDILGQLRFIKENSEILGAYSKTASTDISKKLPKELPKILSQQGDILGQLRFIKENSEILGAYSKTASTDISKKLPKELPKILSQQGDILGQLKFINKNSEILGEHSKATLKDKLKELSKQLDKISSNQLVGFILDENKINTNLKNVPFSKKEVRELIDSLNNEILEKIFLQDDGTITEQDLTRILQKYKETDLIKNLTKAIVYIDGNESNETVNKTLEKGLENTTPEQRRLIVDVLTNNTRIRKALITKIDRERKQEENKKLKENTEGDPLLEGLKKALAQRKSTTQETIDKQIEESKREKETASTTGSENVWDRLKNMNNPDNQNDNQNTQDENNKGWKEDNQNAQDENNNDVDRITKAKQELEQAVNAATRKFSEMSSLLKDNTIKNATACQGYLKGAEDQLTLAEEKGKELIDNAAQAFAIIPKKYQDDMDENWQNYLLPEEITELTTLEAELKTLKSKQNKFGKFTSKTDLSEFRTKQEELQILSERLREGVVTKQKKQLVQNYVDEMVTNAKKAVEKIETTLEDLNKKKENKHNNAESSPLISKEILEAQELLKEAEKTLEHIQFKHKIAQQRHADSSDEDSDDDDWDNDTDKKATTRKEELENKRKQELENAKKAVEQAQKDLENATARDAERKQQEAEAKHQEELKRKQDEANRKAAEDDAKRKAEQAETECLEDMVSMFKNAEDEAEQKEEAERQRQEELKRKQDEAERQRQEELKRKQDEAERQRQEELKRKQDEAERQRQEELKRKQDEAERQRQEELKRKQDEAERQRQEELKRKQDEAEHQRQEELKRKQDEAERQRQEELKRKQDEAERQRQEELKRKQDEAERQRQEELKRKQDEAEHQRQEELKRKQDEAERQRQEELKRKQDEAERQRQEELKRKQDEAERQRQEELKRKQDEAERQRQEELKRKQDEAERQRQEELKRKQDEAERQRQEELKRKQDEAERQRQEELKRKQDEAERQRQEELKRKQDEAERQRQEELKRKQDEAERQRQEELKRQQDEANRKAAEDEAKRKAEKAETECLEDMALMFKNAEDEAEQKEEAKRQGQEEQNRQEQERKRLADEEAEQKEKTTHTQEETEEKESKKDIVLESEDEAIDMSFKTEAIAEQDEATQRQQVSDDTSRKVAILVKATSTLHKPVHYNILSDRLKVAAIGAGDEEASINRGVWISGLYGINKQGTWKNIPKYQGRTTGVTIGADAEFINSHDVIGIAYSRLESQIKYNKKLGKTAVNGHLLSIYGLKELIKGFSLQAITSYGYNYIKNKSKSINNIIGKYQNNNLSFQTLLNYKYHTKYDLHFIPNIGFKYDYSRAGNYKEYNVDIENLMIQKKSNQAFESSIGGKIVFKPIATVNNIVLTPSLYGNIERHFNNKNTKVNAKVTFKGQTLQETIIIPKQPKLGYNIGSNILMSRKNINVLLEYNYYTHRKYQSHQGLIKLKVNL; encoded by the coding sequence ATGAGTATAACAGGCAAATTAAAATCAGTATTGTTAACATACTCTTTCGTTATTAGTATATCAATAAATTTATTTACCACCGGTTCAGAAGCAGCCGGCGGTCCACCACCACCACCACCGCCGCCTCCACCGGGATGGGCATCTCAAGCAGCGTCATCAAACAATACTGCTAGTGGAGGTCAAACTACTCAACCAGGGGCATCAAAAAGCACTAGTAGCAGTAAAAAACCTTCCTCATCAATAAAAACACCACCTCCTCAATCGCTAGAAGTACCTACCCCTACTGGAGAATTTGGTAAAAAATACGCTAAATTAATTAATCCGGATGCTGCTCAAGTAATTTTAATGTCATCATTTCCAACGAAAATAATATCTCTTATACGCGACGAATTAACACTTAAAGATTTTGCCGCTGATGCAGACAAAATTCTTACTCTTTTTAGTAAAAAAAATGATGAAATTTTAGGTAAGGCAAAAGAAAAGTATAAAGAGCTTATAAAAGATCCTTATATAGCTCAGTTTGTAAATACAAAAAACGCAAACCAACAAACAGGAGATTTTTTAGATAGCAAGCTCTTCGATGAAAGTCAAGAAGAAGCAACATTGCGTCTTTTATCATTAGAGCAACTAGATGCACAAAGGAAACAAGAAATTTTAAGTAAACAAGGGGATATATTAGAACAATTAAAATTTATAAAGGAAAATTCTGAAATTCTAGGTGCATACGGTAAGACAGCATCAACAGATATATCAAAAAAATTACCTAAAGAACTACCTAAAATTTTAAGTCAACAGGGCGATATATTAGGACAATTAAGATTTATAAAGGAAAATTCTGAAATTTTAGGTGCGTACAGTAAGACTGCATCAACAGACATATCAAAAAAATTACCTAAAGAACTACCTAAAATTTTAAGTCAACAGGGCGATATATTAGGACAATTAAGATTTATAAAGGAAAATTCTGAAATTTTAGGTGCGTACAGTAAGACTGCATCAACAGACATATCAAAAAAATTACCTAAAGAACTACCTAAAATTTTAAGTCAACAGGGCGATATATTAGGACAATTAAAATTTATAAATAAAAATTCTGAAATTCTAGGTGAACACAGTAAGGCAACATTAAAAGATAAACTAAAAGAATTATCTAAGCAGTTAGATAAAATTTCAAGCAATCAATTAGTAGGTTTTATACTTGATGAAAATAAGATCAACACGAACTTAAAAAACGTTCCCTTTTCAAAAAAAGAAGTAAGAGAGCTAATAGATAGCTTAAATAATGAAATTTTAGAGAAAATTTTTCTCCAAGATGATGGTACGATAACTGAACAAGATTTAACTAGAATATTACAAAAATATAAAGAAACAGATTTAATAAAGAATTTAACTAAAGCTATAGTATATATTGATGGTAATGAAAGTAATGAAACTGTAAATAAAACTTTAGAAAAAGGTTTAGAAAACACTACTCCAGAACAACGAAGATTGATCGTAGATGTATTGACTAATAACACAAGGATACGAAAAGCTCTTATAACAAAAATAGACAGAGAGCGAAAACAAGAAGAGAATAAAAAATTAAAAGAAAACACAGAAGGTGATCCTTTATTAGAGGGACTAAAGAAAGCACTTGCACAAAGGAAATCTACAACCCAAGAAACAATAGATAAACAGATAGAAGAGAGTAAGCGAGAAAAAGAAACAGCATCAACAACAGGAAGTGAGAATGTGTGGGATAGATTAAAAAATATGAATAATCCAGATAACCAAAATGATAATCAAAACACACAGGATGAGAATAATAAAGGATGGAAAGAGGATAATCAAAATGCACAGGATGAGAATAATAACGATGTTGACAGAATAACAAAAGCAAAGCAGGAATTAGAGCAAGCAGTTAACGCTGCAACAAGAAAATTTAGTGAAATGAGCAGTCTTCTAAAAGACAATACAATAAAAAATGCAACAGCATGCCAAGGATATTTAAAAGGAGCTGAAGATCAACTAACCTTAGCAGAAGAAAAAGGAAAAGAGCTAATAGATAATGCAGCCCAAGCATTCGCAATAATACCTAAAAAATATCAAGATGATATGGATGAGAATTGGCAGAATTATTTATTACCAGAAGAAATAACAGAACTAACTACACTAGAGGCGGAGCTTAAGACATTAAAGAGCAAACAAAATAAATTCGGGAAATTTACATCAAAGACAGACTTATCAGAATTTAGAACAAAACAAGAAGAACTTCAAATATTATCTGAAAGATTAAGAGAAGGCGTAGTTACAAAACAAAAAAAACAACTTGTTCAAAACTACGTAGATGAAATGGTTACAAATGCTAAAAAGGCAGTAGAAAAAATAGAAACAACTTTAGAGGACTTAAACAAGAAGAAAGAAAATAAACACAATAATGCAGAATCTAGTCCACTAATTTCTAAGGAAATACTAGAGGCTCAAGAACTCCTAAAAGAAGCTGAAAAAACATTAGAACATATTCAATTCAAGCATAAAATTGCTCAACAGAGGCATGCGGATAGTTCTGACGAAGATTCTGATGATGATGATTGGGACAATGATACGGATAAAAAGGCAACAACACGAAAAGAAGAGCTAGAAAATAAACGAAAACAAGAGCTAGAAAATGCTAAAAAAGCAGTAGAACAAGCTCAAAAAGACTTAGAAAATGCTACAGCGAGAGATGCAGAGCGTAAACAACAAGAAGCAGAAGCAAAGCATCAAGAAGAACTGAAGCGTAAGCAGGACGAAGCAAACCGTAAAGCTGCAGAAGATGACGCAAAGCGTAAAGCAGAACAGGCAGAAACAGAATGTTTAGAAGATATGGTTTCAATGTTTAAAAATGCAGAAGATGAAGCTGAACAAAAAGAAGAAGCAGAGCGTCAACGTCAAGAAGAACTGAAGCGTAAACAGGACGAAGCAGAGCGTCAGCGTCAAGAAGAACTGAAGCGTAAACAGGACGAAGCAGAGCGTCAGCGTCAAGAAGAACTGAAGCGTAAACAGGACGAAGCAGAGCGTCAACGTCAAGAAGAACTGAAGCGTAAGCAAGACGAAGCAGAGCGTCAGCGTCAAGAAGAACTGAAGCGTAAGCAAGACGAAGCAGAGCGTCAGCGTCAAGAAGAACTGAAGCGTAAACAGGACGAAGCAGAGCATCAGCGTCAAGAAGAACTGAAGCGTAAGCAGGACGAAGCAGAGCGTCAACGTCAAGAAGAACTGAAGCGTAAACAGGACGAAGCAGAGCGTCAGCGTCAAGAAGAACTGAAGCGTAAACAGGACGAAGCAGAGCGTCAACGTCAAGAAGAACTGAAGCGTAAACAGGACGAAGCAGAGCATCAGCGTCAAGAAGAACTGAAGCGTAAGCAGGACGAAGCAGAGCGTCAACGTCAAGAAGAACTGAAGCGTAAACAGGACGAAGCAGAGCGTCAGCGTCAAGAAGAACTGAAGCGTAAACAGGACGAAGCAGAGCGTCAACGTCAAGAAGAACTGAAGCGTAAACAGGACGAAGCAGAGCGTCAGCGTCAAGAAGAACTGAAGCGTAAACAGGACGAAGCAGAGCGTCAGCGTCAAGAAGAACTGAAGCGTAAACAGGACGAAGCAGAGCGTCAACGTCAAGAAGAACTGAAGCGTAAACAGGACGAAGCAGAGCGTCAGCGTCAAGAAGAACTGAAGCGTAAACAGGACGAAGCAGAGCGTCAGCGTCAAGAAGAACTGAAGCGTAAACAGGACGAAGCAGAGCGTCAACGTCAAGAAGAACTGAAGCGTAAGCAAGACGAAGCAGAGCGTCAGCGTCAAGAAGAACTGAAGCGTCAACAGGACGAAGCAAACCGCAAAGCAGCAGAAGATGAGGCAAAACGTAAAGCAGAAAAGGCAGAAACCGAATGTCTAGAAGATATGGCTTTAATGTTTAAAAATGCAGAAGATGAGGCTGAACAAAAAGAAGAAGCAAAACGTCAGGGTCAAGAAGAGCAGAACCGTCAAGAGCAAGAACGTAAACGTCTAGCAGACGAAGAAGCTGAACAAAAAGAAAAGACCACACATACACAAGAAGAAACAGAGGAAAAAGAATCAAAAAAAGATATAGTTTTAGAAAGCGAAGACGAAGCTATCGATATGTCATTCAAAACTGAAGCAATCGCAGAGCAAGATGAAGCGACACAGAGACAACAGGTATCTGATGACACCAGTAGGAAAGTAGCAATATTAGTTAAGGCTACTTCAACTCTTCACAAACCTGTTCACTATAATATTTTAAGTGATAGATTAAAGGTTGCTGCAATAGGTGCAGGTGATGAAGAAGCTAGTATAAACAGAGGGGTATGGATTAGCGGCTTATACGGCATCAACAAACAAGGAACTTGGAAGAATATTCCAAAATATCAAGGTCGCACAACCGGTGTAACTATCGGGGCTGATGCTGAATTCATCAATAGTCATGATGTTATAGGAATAGCTTATAGCCGTTTAGAATCCCAAATTAAATATAATAAAAAACTAGGAAAAACAGCTGTTAACGGTCATCTTTTAAGCATTTACGGTCTAAAAGAACTAATTAAAGGCTTCTCGTTACAAGCTATAACATCTTACGGTTATAATTATATTAAGAACAAATCTAAAAGTATTAATAATATAATTGGAAAATATCAAAACAATAATTTAAGTTTTCAAACCTTATTAAATTATAAATATCATACAAAATACGATTTACATTTTATTCCTAATATCGGTTTTAAATATGATTATTCAAGAGCTGGCAACTATAAAGAATATAATGTAGATATAGAAAACTTAATGATTCAAAAGAAATCAAATCAAGCATTTGAAAGTAGTATTGGCGGTAAAATAGTGTTTAAGCCTATAGCGACCGTAAATAATATAGTATTAACACCAAGCTTGTACGGTAATATTGAGCGTCATTTCAATAATAAAAATACAAAAGTTAATGCAAAAGTGACTTTTAAAGGGCAAACATTACAAGAAACAATTATTATACCAAAACAACCTAAGCTTGGATATAATATCGGTAGTAATATACTTATGAGCAGAAAAAATATAAATGTTCTGCTTGAGTATAATTATTATACTCATAGAAAATATCAAAGCCATCAAGGACTTATTAAACTAAAAGTCAATTTATAA
- a CDS encoding MFS transporter codes for MNRSKLVFSSGIANTFEWYDYVLFGYFAPIIGAKFFPNDDANTSLLQAFLVFAIGYLARPLGGIFFGVIGDRFGRKVALTSALFCMSAPTVLIGILPTYHTIGITATILMICVRILQGLSMGGALTGSISFVIEHTSHKHRGFTGSISMSSICSGLLLGSFVSYIVKNILTASQFDSFGWRIPFLLGFFILFAAFYIKKNTHETPNFKNLREQKKILQSPLKKVITNHWFDILISIFINAPGSIIFYLTTIYLVSFLKISRNFTENEVNSLASVCYVIMIAITLLSGYLSDIIGRRKIFVINLIIIIITTPFLLNNFENGDFTSVIISQFILAILAASYIGPEPALQAEFYPTNIRNTALSISYNTATSIFGGTTPLVFEYLVQKTGHVTSAVYYVILSCLLALIALSFYKNRSLDKI; via the coding sequence ATGAATCGCAGTAAGCTAGTATTTTCAAGCGGTATCGCTAACACTTTTGAATGGTATGATTATGTATTATTCGGTTATTTTGCACCCATAATAGGAGCAAAATTTTTTCCGAATGATGATGCTAATACTTCTTTACTGCAAGCTTTTTTAGTATTTGCTATAGGTTATTTGGCAAGACCACTCGGCGGCATATTTTTTGGTGTTATTGGTGATAGATTTGGACGCAAAGTAGCCTTAACTAGTGCGTTATTTTGCATGTCTGCCCCAACCGTATTAATAGGGATATTACCAACTTACCATACTATAGGTATAACTGCGACTATATTAATGATTTGTGTACGAATTCTACAAGGATTATCAATGGGAGGAGCTTTGACCGGTTCTATTTCTTTTGTTATTGAACATACTAGCCATAAACACCGAGGCTTTACCGGTAGTATTTCAATGTCTAGTATATGCTCAGGTTTATTGCTTGGTTCTTTTGTTTCTTATATCGTTAAGAATATCCTAACAGCTTCACAATTTGATAGTTTTGGCTGGAGAATACCTTTTTTACTTGGTTTTTTTATTCTTTTTGCAGCATTTTATATTAAAAAAAATACACACGAAACACCGAATTTTAAAAATTTAAGAGAGCAGAAAAAGATTTTACAATCACCGTTAAAAAAAGTTATTACCAATCATTGGTTTGATATATTAATCTCGATTTTTATCAATGCTCCCGGTTCGATAATATTCTATTTAACTACAATTTACTTGGTATCGTTTTTAAAAATCAGCCGTAACTTTACTGAAAATGAAGTAAATAGCCTCGCTAGCGTATGTTACGTGATTATGATAGCCATAACTTTATTAAGCGGTTATTTATCCGATATTATAGGTCGTAGAAAAATTTTTGTAATTAACCTGATAATAATTATTATAACAACGCCGTTTTTACTTAATAATTTTGAGAACGGCGACTTCACAAGTGTCATTATTTCACAATTCATACTCGCTATACTTGCAGCTAGCTATATCGGTCCTGAACCGGCATTACAAGCAGAGTTTTATCCTACAAATATACGTAACACCGCACTATCTATTTCGTATAACACTGCTACAAGTATTTTCGGAGGTACTACGCCTCTTGTCTTTGAATATTTAGTACAGAAAACAGGGCATGTAACCTCGGCAGTTTATTATGTCATATTAAGCTGTCTCCTCGCATTAATAGCCCTATCTTTTTACAAAAATAGAAGTTTAGATAAAATATGA
- the secG gene encoding preprotein translocase subunit SecG, translated as MIDILLFVHITIAILLIIVILMQRSGSDGISSISGGNNMGVVSAKTVGNFLTKSTIILTTLFLINAIVLANLSSKKKSDLVSKINEIEENQAENSLPIAK; from the coding sequence ATGATAGATATCCTTCTTTTTGTACATATTACTATTGCAATATTGCTAATTATAGTTATTCTGATGCAGCGTAGCGGCTCGGATGGAATTAGTAGTATAAGCGGCGGTAATAATATGGGAGTAGTCAGTGCTAAAACAGTCGGTAATTTTCTTACTAAAAGTACTATAATACTTACAACATTATTTTTAATAAACGCAATAGTACTTGCTAACCTTTCCTCAAAAAAGAAATCAGATTTAGTTTCTAAAATTAATGAAATTGAAGAAAATCAAGCAGAAAATAGTTTACCTATAGCTAAATAG